The Candidatus Hydrogenedentota bacterium region CCCTGGACGTGAAGGAGAAGGCCCTCGAGCAGAACGCCCGGGACCGCCACAACATCCTCGGGCTCTACCCGTCGCAGGTGGAAATCTCGCTGGACCGGGGCGAGCCGGACTACTCCACCCTGGGCCACTGCGACATCGCCCACGCCGTCTGCTGGTCGTCGAACTATCTTGCGGGCTGCTCGTTCCGCTACGCCTTTCTCAAGCGGACCGGCGCCCCCGCCGACGTGGTCGCCGACGCGAAGCGCCGGGCCGACGAGGTCTTCGAGGGCATCTACCGCTGCCAGCTCGTCACGGGGGTCCGCGGCCTCCAGGCGCGCGGCTACGCCTTCGGCCACGGCGAGTCCTACGAGGAGCGCGTCGCCGACACGCCGCGCGACATCTGGTACCAGGGCGCGGGCGAATTTGCGGACCTGCGCTGGCGCGGCGACCCCAGCCACCACAACTACAGCGCCGCCACCCGCGGCCTGGGCCACTATTACGACCTCGCCGCCGAGGGCCCCCAGAAGGACCGCTGCCGCGAGGCCATTGACGCCCTCGTCGGCTACTGGGTGGACAACGACCTCAACATCTGGCACATAGACCGCCAGCGCAAGACGCCGATCCTGGGCTTCACGGACGGCAGGACGCTGAACATGCGGGTCATGATGGCCATCTCGGGCGCGAAGATCGCCCACCACGCCACAGGCAACCCCAAGTACCAGGCGATGTACGAGAAGCTCCTCGCGCAGTACGGCGTGCGCGGCATGAAGACCCTCGCCACGGAGAAGAACTTCGACGACGCGGAGCATGTCCTCTGCCACCTCGAGAACCTCTTCCGCATCGAGACGGACCCCGAACTCCTCGCCGCCTACCGCGTCATCCTCGACGGCATCTGGGCCAACCACCGCGACGACGCCCAGAGCCTCTTCACCTACATCTATTACGGCGCGGCCCCCGACGCCCCCGGCCGCGACAAGGCCCTCCGCGAGGCCCTCTTTTCCCTCCAGACCTGGCCCACCGACACGACGCTCCAGCCGCGCATGAACAGTCTGCGCCCCGACCTCCAGCCGCCCTACCCCGTCTACGCCGCCGCCTGGGACAACGAGTACATCTGGAAGGGCAACCTCCTCCAGGCCGACGGCTGGACCAGCCGCGGCATCACCGACCTCGCCGTCCCCGCCGAGGACCCCCTCGTGGTCTACGCCCTCGACCAGAGCGGCGACATCTACCAGTCCCGCGACGGCGCCGCCACCCCCGCCGGATGGCGCCCGATCAGCCTCAAGCTGCCCTCGCCCGCCCGCCGCATCAGCGCCGGGCCGCGCGTGCGCCTGGTCTGCGCGCTCTGCGCCGAGGGCCTCTACGCCACCCTCAACGGCGGTGCCCTCTGGCGGCGGCTCACCCTGCCCGACGACGCCGGCGCCCCCGAGGACGCCGTGTTCGACCCCGAGAATCCCGGCGTGCTCTGGGCCAAGGCCGAAAACGGCGTCTACCGCAGCGCCTTCCGCCGCGCCAAGGACATGGGCAGCCGGTGGGAAAAGGTCACCGCGCCCGGCCCCTTCCCCGTCCGCGGCGGCGACGCCGCCCACAGCGCCGCCGGACACTTTAAGGCCGACCCCAACGGCGTCCTCAAGAGCGCCGACGGCGGCCAGACCTGGGCCCTCAAGAACGCCGGCCTCGACATCCCCCGCGCGGGCACCGTCTTCGCCCCCGCGACGACCGGCTGGGTTTTCGCGGGCACCCCCGCCGGCCTCTTCCTCTCCAAAGACACCGGCGAAACCTGGCAGCCCGCCCACCTCGTCCTCCAGTTCACCTACAACACCCGCCGCGAGATCGGCGGCGCCGCCTATGTGGACGCCTACTGGCGCGGCCGCTACTACGGTTTCATAGACGATACCGCCGCCACCGCGCCCTGGAAAGAGTAGAGCAAGAGACAAGGCCGCCGGGACGGCGGCGCTACGGTGTCGCGTGTCGGGCAGCCTTCCGTAGCGCAGGCGTCCCGCCTGCCTCGTCTTCACCGAAACCGCCGAGCTTCGAGAAGATGCGGCATTTCGCAAGGAAGCCGGTCGTGCGCAGCGAGGTGGCACGGGCTTCCAGCCCGTGGTCTTGGGCCGCATCCATGACCCGACCACGGGCTGGAAGCCCGTGCCACCTCGGCCCACGATCCCAGCGCCTTTCTCCGGACGCGCCGTCTCAACCTTAAACCGCTCTGGACCACTGGAAGCGCGAAGACAAGGCCGCCGGGATGCTCGGCGGTCCGGGAAGGCTCAGGGGTTGAAGGACCGGACGCTGTCCACCACGTGGGCCACCTGCTCGTCCGTGAGGTCCGGGTGCATGGGCAGCGAGAGGATCTGGGCGGCCCAGGCTGTCGTCACCGGCGCGCCCTCGGGCAGGGTGCGCACGCCCCTGTACGGCGCCTGCAAATGCACCGGCACGGGGTAGTGGATGCCGCAGTGGACGCCGCACGCCAGCAGGTGGGCCAGCAGCTCGTCGCGCCGGGGGGACCGCACCACGTAGAGGTGCCACACCGGCACGGTGTCCGGCGCCGTTTCCGGCAGGACGAGGCCCGTGTCCGCGAGGCCCTCGCTGTACATCGCGGCGAAGCGCCGGCGCTTGTCGTTCCATTCGTCGAGGCGGCGCAGCTTCACGCGGAGCACGGCGGCCTGCATGCTCTGGAGGCGGCTGTTGAACCCGACGACGGGGTGGATGTACTTCTCCGACTGGCCGACGTTGCGGTAGATGCGCAGGGAGTGCGCCACGGCGGCGGTGTCCGTGGTGACCGCGCCGCCCTCGCCGTAGGAGCCGAGGTTCTTGCCGGGGTAGAAGCTGAAGCAGCCGCACACGCCGAGCGACCCGGCCCGGCGGCCCCGGTGCCGCGCGCCGTGGGCCTGCGCCGCGTCCTCCACAATATGGAGGTTGTGCCGCGCGGCGATGTCCGCGACGGCGTCCATGCCGGCCATGTGGCCGTAAAGGTGCACCGGGATGACCGCCTTGGTCCGCGGCGTGACCGCCGCCTCCACCAGCTCCGGGTCGAGGGTGTAGTACGGCCGCGCCGTGTCCACCAGCACCGGGGTGGCCCCCGCCAGCGTGATGGCGTTCACCGTGGCGATGAACGTGTTGGCGGCGGTGATCACCTCGTCGCCGGGGCCGACGCCCAGGGCGCGCAGCGCCAGGTGCAGCGCGTCGGCGCCCGACGCCACGCCCACGCAGTGGGCCGCGCCGCAGTACTCCGCAAACTCCCGCTCGAACTGCGCCACGGCGTCGCCCAGCACGAAGGACGCGCCGGACATCACCTCCTCCAGCGCCGCGTGGATCTCCCCGCGGAGCTCCTGGTACTGCGTCTTCAGGTCCACAAAGTTCACTTGCATGGGGTGTCTTCCATTTCTGTTGGCGCGCCGCGCCCCGGCCGCCCGTCACTCCGCGACGTACAGGTCCTTCCAGAGGATGCCGTCCACGCCGCCGGAGTGCAGCTGGAGGGCGAAACTGCCCTCGAAG contains the following coding sequences:
- a CDS encoding DegT/DnrJ/EryC1/StrS family aminotransferase, which translates into the protein MQVNFVDLKTQYQELRGEIHAALEEVMSGASFVLGDAVAQFEREFAEYCGAAHCVGVASGADALHLALRALGVGPGDEVITAANTFIATVNAITLAGATPVLVDTARPYYTLDPELVEAAVTPRTKAVIPVHLYGHMAGMDAVADIAARHNLHIVEDAAQAHGARHRGRRAGSLGVCGCFSFYPGKNLGSYGEGGAVTTDTAAVAHSLRIYRNVGQSEKYIHPVVGFNSRLQSMQAAVLRVKLRRLDEWNDKRRRFAAMYSEGLADTGLVLPETAPDTVPVWHLYVVRSPRRDELLAHLLACGVHCGIHYPVPVHLQAPYRGVRTLPEGAPVTTAWAAQILSLPMHPDLTDEQVAHVVDSVRSFNP